The Tubulanus polymorphus chromosome 1, tnTubPoly1.2, whole genome shotgun sequence genome contains a region encoding:
- the LOC141915473 gene encoding uncharacterized protein LOC141915473 has translation MLRLTISEKIFLIGHTSLIISLYILGRQLRMYVMQDTEDDGEELTIGKSIWMTIALLHGTIAAVCFDIYSREPSETHSMITLRKQYFSVLKVLTLGRWGHYKLQRLSTHVARAQQNCLGNILSWAKTTKYSTDKKLNDTRNVEDFIEKHSLTKANDYQEYVNEMMEYDVSDIMLPDKPIYFGVAGNKSSKTYFPFHSRSYRTWRRGFYKLHYAASKQFSCFKGLKKHVHIYLPPHLEYSTVDSTRIGNVTGLIGPSPGSTTPLIAYDLATDVNTLIYLHLIFGLSDRNVGRLLVKSPGTLRSFLNVFKQRWRDICFDIETGSLHINELSSEAKKQLENGLHANPARAVELRNFLLGDLTSIFPRIWPTLQVIQIQGSGPLEQETEHIRKEYCGHVPMYSYMYGCSAAPVCGLNCLWTANTSYVPTLDRVFFEFMPVESVHLKESSTLLLHEVNEGEMYELIVTTDGGLYRYRTGEIVKVVGFFHQLPLFDINGRVT, from the exons ATGCTACGTCTTACCATAAGCGAGAAGATATTTCTCATAGGGCACACGAGTCTCATTATATCTCTCTATATACTGGGAAGGCAATTGCGGATGTATGTGATGCAAGATACCGAAGACGATGGCGAGGAACTGACCATTGGAAAATCAATTTGGA TGACGATCGCCTTATTGCATGGCACTATAGCTGCCGTTTGCTTCGATATTTACTCTCGAGAACCGAGCGAAACGCACTCCATGATAACTTTAAGAAAGCAGTACTTCTCCGTTCTGAAGGTCCTAACTCTAGGTCGATGGGGACATTACAAACTGCAGAGACTTTCTACACACGTCGCCCGCGCTCAACAAAACTGTTTGGGAAACATTCTCTCGTGGGCAAAAACAACGAAGTACAGCACGGATAAAAAACTAAACGATACAAGAAACGTGGaggatttcattgaaaagcaTTCGCTTACAAAAGCCAACGATTATCAAGAATATGTAAATGAAATGATGGAGTACGATGTATCTGACATAATGTTGCCTGATAAACCGATTTACTTCGGGGTTGCAGGAAATAAAAGTTCGAAAACATATTTCCCTTTTCACAGTCGTTCGTATCGCACATGGAGACGGGGATTTTATAAACTGCATTACGCCGCTTCGAAAcagttttcttgtttcaaaGGACTGAAAAAGCACGTTCATATTTACCTACCGCCTCATCTCGAATATTCAACCGTCGATAGTACACGGATCGGGAACGTCACCGGTCTCATAGGTCCATCCCCGGGTTCAACAACGCCGCTAATCGCCTACGACTTAGCTACAGACGTGAACACGTTGATATATCTTCATCTAATATTCGGTTTATCTGACCGAAATGTTGGTAGACTGTTAGTCAAATCACCAGGCACGCTACGATCATTTTTGAATGTCTTCAAGCAGCGATGGCGTGATATTTGTTTCGACATCGAAACAGGTTCTCTACATATTAATGAACTGTCATCGGAAGCAAAGAAACAACTGGAAAACGGTCTACATGCTAATCCAGCCCGGGCTGTAGAACTAAGAAATTTCTTACTGGGAGACTTAACTTCCATTTTCCCGAGGATATGGCCAACGCTGCAGGTGATTCAGATACAAGGCTCGGGTCCTTTGGAACAGGAAACTGAACATATACGTAAAGAGTACTGTGGTCATGTGCCTATGTATTCTTATATGTACGGTTGTTCTGCGGCCCCTGTGTGCGGTTTGAATTGCCTATGGACTGCAAATACAAGTTACGTACCCACCTTAGATAGAGTATTCTTCGAATTTATGCCAGTTGAATCAGTGCACTTAAAAGAAAGTTCAACGTTGCTTTTACACGAG gtAAATGAAGGAGAAATGTACGAACTGATTGTCACTACTGATGGTGGTTTATATCGTTACAGAACTGGTGAGATTGTCAAGGTCGTTGGATTTTTCCATCAGCTTCCATTATTTGACATAAACGGAAG agtCACTTGA